In Thermoplasmata archaeon, the genomic window GTACTCCTGGTCCGCGCAGAGCTTGCAGCAGGGGCATAGGTGGTAGTAGAGCCTCATGGGGTTGGGCTCCTCATAATTTGGCCTGAAGTCAGTCCTGCGCGTCTCGTAGCCGAAGGACTTCGCCTCCCAGGAGATGAAGAATGTGTCGCATACAGGGCAGGTCAGGGAGATCGAGTCCATCTTCGTCCTGTCCCTCTCCCTGTCCCTCTCGGCCTGCATTAGCCCCCTCCCCCGCCCCTGACGTGCTCCGCCGCCCTTATGCCCGCGACGCAGCCCTCGCCCACGGCCTTCGCCATCTGCCAAGGCGGGCCAGTTACGTCGCCCGCGGCGAATACTCCCCGGGCGGCGGTGGCCTGGTTCCTATCCACAGCCACGTTCCCATTCTCGTCGAGCGAGATGCCCAGCGAGGCCCCGAGTTCCATGACCCCGCGCGCCCCTTTCTCTATGAAGACGCCATCGGTCTCGAGCCTGCTGCCGTCCGAGAGTGAAACGGCCTCAACGGCGTCCCTACCCAGAATCTCCCGGACCTTTCTCCCCGTCATAACAGCTACGCGCGCCTCACCGAGCTGCCTCACCAGCTCCGGAGCGACCTCGAGCCTCTCGGCCACCAGATTGACTGTTGAGGCAAAGCGCGCCAGGTGCAGCGCCGCGCCCGCGGCCGCGCTCCCCTCCCCGACCACAACCACCCTCTTCTTTTTGAAAAACCCGGCGTCGCAGTCGGCGCAGTAGCTGACCCCCCTGCCCTCCAGCTCCCTCTCCCCTGGCACCCCGAGCCTCTTCCTCGCGGCGCCCGTGGCCAACACCACTGCCCCAGCCCCCAGCGTTTTGCCCGACTCTAGTCTCGCTAGGAAGCCCTCTCTCGAGGTCTCCAGTGCCATCACGTCCTCCGCAATGTGCCGCGCGCCGAAGCCGGTCGCCTGAGCGAGCCCGATTTTAAGAAGCTCCTCGCCGCTCCTCTTGCCCGGAAGGAAGGCGTAGTTCTCTATGTGGCCCTTCGCGAGCGCGCTCCCGGATGGCCTTCCAGTTATCACCACCGAGACCCCCCGGCGCGATGCATGGATGGCCGCCTGGATGCCGGCGGGCCCCGCGCCTACGATGAGGACTTCGCAGCGCTCGTCCATCGAGTTCCCCAACACCGATTCACCTCATTTTATTTTCGCTCGCGAAGGGTCCCGCGTCAGGGCGACCACCCTGCTGTCGGGCCTCTCGCCTAGTGTGACGTAGCCGGGAAGGAGTGCCTCCAGCCGCCGGGCGAAGAGACGGACTCTTTCCTGCGAGGGCATGTTGGATAGGCTGAGCCTGCTCCTCGAGTCCCCGACGAATACATAGCCCTTCGCCTCGATAAAGAG contains:
- a CDS encoding FAD-dependent oxidoreductase; the encoded protein is MDERCEVLIVGAGPAGIQAAIHASRRGVSVVITGRPSGSALAKGHIENYAFLPGKRSGEELLKIGLAQATGFGARHIAEDVMALETSREGFLARLESGKTLGAGAVVLATGAARKRLGVPGERELEGRGVSYCADCDAGFFKKKRVVVVGEGSAAAGAALHLARFASTVNLVAERLEVAPELVRQLGEARVAVMTGRKVREILGRDAVEAVSLSDGSRLETDGVFIEKGARGVMELGASLGISLDENGNVAVDRNQATAARGVFAAGDVTGPPWQMAKAVGEGCVAGIRAAEHVRGGGGG